A genomic region of Raphanus sativus cultivar WK10039 chromosome 6, ASM80110v3, whole genome shotgun sequence contains the following coding sequences:
- the LOC108809565 gene encoding uncharacterized protein LOC108809565 — translation MTFVHLLVSLLICITFTSSLSVVPDPSTQDLINRICKQTIDFKFCNKTITSQLIRRRTSIKTIAKLTAAKAWINAIETLDNIEGSLLLKAKDPRSKAEFSACRKAYRLVDAHLDNALKYLYLKDYRFMRAYQALALVNISMCRTSFFHPTPMVYANWNMRILTDIAIYAGKILAPPPPLRTKTKKKTP, via the coding sequence ATGACATTCGTTCACCTACTCGTCTCTCTTCTCATCTGCATTACCTTCACGTCTTCCCTCTCCGTCGTCCCTGACCCATCAACACAAGACCTAATCAACAGAATCTGCAAACAAACAATCGACTTCAAGTTCTGTAATAAAACCATCACATCTCAGCTAATCAGACGACGTACCTCCATCAAGACAATAGCGAAGCTGACTGCGGCAAAAGCATGGATCAACGCCATAGAAACGCTTGACAACATCGAAGGCTCTCTTCTTCTCAAAGCCAAAGATCCTCGAAGCAAAGCAGAGTTTTCTGCTTGCAGGAAAGCGTATAGATTGGTGGATGCTCATCTCGACAACGCGTTGAAGTATTTGTATCTTAAAGATTATCGGTTCATGAGAGCGTATCAAGCTCTTGCGCTTGTGAATATTTCGATGTGTAGGACGAGTTTCTTTCACCCTACGCCTATGGTATATGCGAATTGGAATATGAGGATCTTgacggatatagcaatttatgCTGGCAAGATtcttgctcctcctcctcccctaAGGACCAAGACCAAGAAGAAGACGCCATGA